In Micromonospora sp. NBC_01813, the following are encoded in one genomic region:
- a CDS encoding metal ABC transporter solute-binding protein, Zn/Mn family: MLSVLLLAVSTTGCGSTEDGPAADGSSTAGAGLKVVASTSWVGALAKAAGAAEVTVIAPANVQHPPDYEPKPSDLASVGEADYVLYSEFDGFATKINEAVGGTGTLVAVELENTPAKIRSEVTRLGEMFGTEAAAANWLTNFDTEYQSLSEQVKAEVPNPAPVTVTQLFMAYWADFAGLSVAATYGPAPITPAELSELVAQKPTLVLANYHMSGMGPDLVGAKRAELINFPGDDLDLLEVFRTNAERISAALAE; encoded by the coding sequence GTGCTGAGCGTACTGCTGCTGGCCGTCTCAACGACCGGTTGTGGCAGCACTGAGGATGGACCGGCTGCTGACGGCAGCAGCACGGCGGGTGCAGGCCTCAAGGTAGTTGCCTCCACGAGCTGGGTCGGCGCGCTGGCCAAGGCCGCCGGTGCCGCCGAAGTAACGGTGATTGCCCCGGCGAACGTACAGCATCCGCCGGACTACGAACCGAAGCCGAGCGACCTTGCGTCCGTTGGAGAGGCTGACTACGTCCTCTACTCGGAGTTTGACGGCTTCGCAACCAAGATCAACGAGGCGGTCGGGGGAACAGGCACACTCGTCGCCGTTGAGCTGGAGAACACACCAGCGAAGATCCGTTCGGAGGTGACCAGGCTCGGAGAGATGTTCGGTACCGAAGCCGCTGCGGCAAACTGGCTGACCAACTTCGACACCGAGTACCAATCGCTGTCCGAGCAGGTGAAGGCCGAGGTTCCGAATCCGGCGCCGGTCACGGTCACCCAGCTGTTCATGGCCTACTGGGCTGACTTCGCCGGCCTGTCCGTCGCTGCCACCTACGGCCCGGCGCCAATCACACCTGCTGAACTCAGTGAACTCGTCGCGCAGAAGCCCACGCTCGTGCTGGCGAACTACCACATGTCGGGCATGGGTCCGGACCTTGTGGGAGCCAAGCGGGCCGAACTGATCAACTTCCCCGGCGATGATCTGGACCTGCTCGAGGTGTTCCGGACGAACGCTGAGCGCATCAGCGCGGCGCTGGCCGAATAG
- a CDS encoding metal ABC transporter permease, translating into MLPAVQRSAIGLAIAAVGLPIVGVFVIGLDIIAVRFAVMHVALLGIAVGMLTGFDPTLCGLAACALAGAGVAPLARRPSGLSGAMGLLMTFAIAAALLVLSVSGVNANGAFELLWGSILAVRQIDLIILGALVCCVHALFWCFRRQLALLLFDRELALCSGVPAGPLLLALLAVIAVAIGASIRLTGALLVDALTILPALAARNLGRSLTSMVVLSVAFGVVGNTVGFVLALALDQPPGPVLVLVAGAFTLLTYLVPEGVRNAIVPSRGGAERTAAGRLNDRLWQH; encoded by the coding sequence ATGTTGCCTGCGGTGCAGCGCTCCGCGATAGGGCTGGCGATCGCCGCGGTTGGTCTGCCGATCGTCGGCGTGTTCGTCATCGGTCTTGACATCATCGCCGTCCGTTTCGCGGTCATGCACGTGGCGCTGCTCGGTATCGCTGTCGGCATGCTCACCGGCTTTGACCCGACGCTGTGCGGGCTGGCGGCGTGCGCTCTCGCCGGTGCCGGAGTCGCTCCGCTGGCCCGCCGACCGAGCGGTCTGTCCGGTGCCATGGGACTGCTAATGACGTTCGCGATCGCGGCGGCGTTGCTTGTGCTGTCCGTCTCCGGGGTCAACGCGAACGGTGCCTTCGAGCTGCTCTGGGGTTCCATCCTGGCCGTGCGCCAGATCGACCTGATCATTCTGGGGGCGCTCGTTTGCTGCGTACACGCGCTGTTTTGGTGTTTCCGCAGGCAGCTCGCGTTGCTGCTGTTCGACAGAGAACTCGCGCTCTGCTCTGGAGTGCCGGCCGGGCCGTTGCTGCTGGCGCTACTCGCGGTCATCGCAGTGGCGATCGGCGCGTCGATCCGGCTCACCGGCGCACTGCTGGTGGATGCGTTGACCATTCTGCCCGCGCTTGCCGCACGCAACCTCGGCCGGTCGCTGACTTCGATGGTTGTCTTGTCTGTGGCCTTCGGGGTAGTCGGCAACACCGTCGGCTTCGTTCTTGCGCTGGCCCTCGACCAGCCGCCAGGCCCCGTGCTCGTGCTCGTGGCCGGGGCGTTCACCCTGCTCACCTATCTAGTACCAGAAGGAGTCCGGAATGCGATTGTCCCGAGCCGCGGCGGTGCTGAGCGTACTGCTGCTGGCCGTCTCAACGACCGGTTGTGGCAGCACTGA
- a CDS encoding ATP-binding cassette domain-containing protein has product MDSVDLAVAAGEHVALTGANGSGKTTLLRSVLGLHPIAAGTVAVDGNTRNWAARRRDIAWMPQRLTPGRFPLLVSELLDSGGDPVAAAEAAHHLGVGGLRRRTIGTLSGGQLQRVFLARTLGAVGAGARVVMADEPTAALDFAGQEQVAALLAALPATLIVVSHDRAMTGACDRVAEMAAGKLRVI; this is encoded by the coding sequence GTGGATTCCGTTGACCTCGCCGTCGCCGCAGGCGAGCACGTTGCGTTGACCGGTGCCAACGGCTCTGGAAAGACCACGCTGTTGCGCTCGGTACTCGGCTTACATCCGATCGCTGCTGGGACTGTCGCGGTCGACGGCAACACACGAAACTGGGCCGCCCGCCGCCGGGACATCGCCTGGATGCCGCAGCGGCTGACTCCGGGCCGGTTCCCGCTGCTGGTGTCAGAGCTGTTGGACAGCGGCGGTGACCCGGTCGCGGCAGCCGAAGCGGCGCATCACCTCGGTGTGGGTGGGCTGAGGCGCCGGACGATCGGCACCCTCTCCGGCGGCCAGCTACAGCGGGTATTTCTGGCTCGTACCCTCGGTGCGGTCGGGGCTGGTGCGCGGGTCGTGATGGCTGACGAGCCCACCGCGGCCCTGGACTTCGCCGGGCAGGAGCAGGTCGCGGCGCTGCTCGCCGCGTTGCCGGCCACCCTGATCGTTGTCTCGCACGACAGGGCGATGACCGGGGCGTGTGACCGGGTCGCCGAGATGGCCGCCGGGAAGCTGCGGGTGATCTGA
- a CDS encoding flavin-containing monooxygenase: MTKPASAGVPRYCVIGAGAAGLAALQVLTAQGFAVECFERSDDVGGQWHHAYDSLHLISSRNVSGFLGFPMPSDLPIYPSRDQMRNYIASFANHFDLRRHIRFGSQVTSVTPEGPQGRGGWWVSTSDGIRRRFDGVLVANGHFWDPRLPKDAADFAGRSLHSSQYRGPADIAGQRVLVVGAGNSGCDLAVDMVNARLDVSMSIRHGRVFQPKAFFGRSRSEIAWLARLPPRIQERVMRLLVYIVAGPPEAYPGLPLPLTRNLNDQPPVLNTLLLYWIQHGRIEVVPALDRIEGRTVRFTDGTVQDFDTILWATGYRITLPFLDPALFRWADDVPLRVAGTTVPVGIQRLYFIGLADPRGPQLPVHGQQARLVARLLRLTERDGLPADAFHRQVPETRMEVVRREWMDQMKATTRLIDRLETRR; the protein is encoded by the coding sequence ATGACCAAACCAGCATCCGCCGGCGTTCCCCGATACTGTGTGATCGGGGCAGGTGCCGCTGGGCTGGCCGCCCTGCAGGTGCTGACCGCGCAGGGGTTCGCGGTGGAGTGCTTCGAACGCAGCGACGACGTGGGTGGGCAGTGGCACCACGCTTACGACTCACTGCACCTCATCTCCTCTCGCAACGTTTCGGGTTTTCTGGGATTTCCGATGCCGTCGGATCTGCCGATATATCCGAGCCGTGACCAGATGCGCAACTACATCGCGTCTTTTGCTAATCATTTTGACCTGCGCCGGCATATCAGATTCGGCTCGCAGGTGACCAGCGTGACGCCGGAGGGCCCGCAGGGCAGGGGCGGGTGGTGGGTTTCCACCTCAGACGGCATACGCCGCCGGTTCGACGGCGTACTGGTAGCGAACGGCCACTTCTGGGATCCGCGCCTGCCGAAGGACGCAGCCGACTTCGCAGGCCGATCGCTGCACTCCTCTCAGTACCGGGGTCCCGCGGACATCGCCGGTCAGCGGGTACTGGTAGTCGGCGCCGGCAACTCCGGCTGTGACCTCGCCGTGGACATGGTGAACGCCCGGCTGGACGTGTCGATGTCGATACGTCATGGCCGGGTGTTTCAGCCCAAGGCGTTCTTCGGACGGTCCCGCTCGGAGATCGCCTGGCTCGCGAGGCTCCCGCCACGGATCCAGGAGCGCGTGATGCGGCTCCTCGTGTACATCGTGGCCGGTCCGCCCGAGGCGTATCCCGGCCTACCGCTCCCACTGACCCGCAACCTCAATGATCAGCCGCCAGTTCTGAACACGTTGCTGCTGTACTGGATCCAGCATGGCCGCATCGAGGTTGTGCCCGCCCTCGACCGGATTGAGGGACGGACGGTCCGCTTCACCGACGGAACCGTTCAGGACTTCGACACGATTCTGTGGGCGACTGGTTACCGGATCACCCTGCCGTTCCTCGATCCGGCGCTGTTCCGGTGGGCTGATGACGTCCCGCTCCGCGTTGCAGGCACGACCGTTCCCGTCGGAATTCAGCGGCTCTACTTCATCGGTCTCGCCGACCCGCGCGGGCCACAACTGCCGGTGCACGGCCAGCAGGCCCGACTCGTTGCGCGCCTCCTGCGCCTCACCGAGCGGGACGGCCTTCCTGCCGACGCTTTCCACCGGCAGGTGCCCGAGACTCGGATGGAGGTTGTCCGTCGCGAGTGGATGGATCAGATGAAGGCGACAACCCGGTTGATCGATCGTCTTGAGACGCGACGGTGA
- a CDS encoding methyltransferase: MSETPAEVQLLTTISRGVYLTYSIYAAASLGVADSLRNGPRTAEEIAEEVGAHAPALYRVLRTLASEGIFAADDAGRFELTDQGRLLGSGPESLRAFAVIMGESWHHQAWGSFLHGLRTGDNIWAHAHGQTFFEYFAAHPDRAKMFGEMMSELSAIEAAGVVTAYPFTGIETVADIGGGHGLLLSTVLNRHPTMRGILFELPHVTPRAEKFLSGEIAARTEIVSGDMFESVPAGADAYLLKNILHDWDDDRAVAILSQVRRVMKPDAKVLVLQDVITPGNAPSYGKLLDIMMILIGGRERTRPEYERLFERAGLRVTAVLDTPAPIHVIEGVMLP; this comes from the coding sequence ATGTCTGAAACGCCAGCAGAGGTGCAGTTGCTGACCACGATCAGCCGTGGCGTCTATCTGACCTACTCGATCTACGCTGCAGCGTCACTGGGCGTCGCGGACAGCCTTCGGAACGGTCCACGCACGGCCGAGGAGATCGCAGAGGAGGTTGGCGCGCACGCACCGGCGCTGTACCGAGTGCTGCGGACCCTCGCAAGCGAGGGAATCTTCGCTGCGGACGACGCGGGCCGGTTCGAACTGACTGACCAAGGACGTCTTCTCGGCTCCGGCCCGGAGTCGCTGCGGGCGTTCGCCGTCATCATGGGCGAGTCCTGGCACCATCAGGCGTGGGGGAGCTTCCTGCACGGGCTGCGGACCGGAGACAACATCTGGGCCCACGCACACGGGCAGACGTTCTTCGAGTACTTCGCCGCGCACCCGGACCGGGCGAAGATGTTCGGTGAGATGATGAGCGAGCTCTCGGCGATCGAGGCGGCCGGCGTAGTGACCGCCTACCCCTTCACCGGGATAGAGACTGTCGCGGACATCGGCGGTGGGCACGGTCTGCTGCTGTCCACGGTACTGAACCGGCATCCAACCATGCGCGGAATTCTCTTCGAGCTCCCGCACGTGACACCACGGGCAGAGAAGTTCCTGTCAGGCGAAATCGCTGCCCGCACGGAGATCGTCTCGGGCGACATGTTCGAGTCCGTGCCTGCTGGAGCTGATGCATATCTGCTGAAGAACATCCTGCACGACTGGGACGATGACCGCGCCGTCGCGATTCTGAGTCAGGTCCGGCGTGTGATGAAACCCGATGCGAAAGTACTCGTGCTACAGGATGTGATCACCCCTGGCAACGCGCCATCGTACGGGAAGCTGCTCGACATCATGATGATCCTCATCGGTGGCCGGGAGCGGACCCGGCCGGAGTATGAGCGGCTGTTCGAAAGGGCCGGTCTACGAGTGACCGCCGTCCTCGACACACCCGCGCCGATTCACGTGATCGAAGGCGTGATGCTTCCATGA
- a CDS encoding non-ribosomal peptide synthetase — translation MVDLSPTAAPTSTTFPLTDLQSAYLVGASDMIELGGIRPSMYLEFDLVAADPDRAIGALATLIRRHEHLRTEILPDGTHRILTAEEVVPPPVDVMDLTRHAPDERRVLLAESRVRLTADGVEPTGWPLFRISAFLIRRHRMTVQIAMSLLLLDARSTRLLQREWQALCRDPSTVLPPAGTFRELLGIVLGRRTGPDYDRQVRYWHDRLGTLPGPPQLPLARPTGDLTGVRMRRREVLLSAAHWRTLTAAARAHRLLPATAMLHVFAETLSAWAALPRFSVAVLHQNWANGLLGLETTIGQFGATLPLVVESDHEEDFWARAARLQRQLWSDMANAQVSGVQIARDLAAREGWSTRAALPYVFNSMLATSRTTRSIGRPACRSTTTEVHTPQVLIDNQLVDNPDGGIICVWDSVDDAYPDGLVDLMFDAYRRMLDELTGPVASSATPSAIPPDHRERISVDNDTQPAVPVRLEAVFLAQAAVRPRSPAVITPDLVLDYAELERRSRSVAAWLRWVGAGPGTVVPVVAAKGWEQVVAVLGVLRAGGAYCPVDASLPEDRRTALIDTCGSPAVLATTRSLPDGHRELPVLRLDGVVPDEGGSVPVPAPVGSVTDLAYVIHTSGSTGTPKGVMIEHGAAWNTIREVAGRIGLGPEDRVFGVSSLSFDLSVWDVFATLSAGAALVLPAATTHPDPAGWVTMTYESGVTVWNSVPALAELFTEACGSSRVPPVRAFLLSGDWVPTELPDRLRGRWPAAQVIAMGGATEASIWSNWYEADDVDPTWRSVPYGRPLRGQTMRVLNQRREICPPWTTGEIWIGGAGVARGYWRDPVRTAEVFVAHPRTGERQYRTGDLGRYRPDGTIEFLGRRDRQVKVDGFRVEPAEVEAALSRHPGVRGCAVGTVASATSGQRLVALVVPADPEPTADALILHLRALLPHYLVPSRVAIVEQFALNTNGKVDIAASLACLDPPDGDSADVRAETSGPLTPVVEQVAALCAQLLETDVVGADDNLFSLGANSLLVLRLTQRIRQRFAVDIPFGQVFQSPTARALAEAVNDERSATRTDGPLRLSDGTGTALVLFHPVGGSVAAYTALAAAWPGPVYAFQSPALAGSGPDRPVDFEDLTRTYAAQLPQEEPVLLGGWSMGGVLAHEVARVLAAAGVRCGVVMIDSDAAERRLPAHPGQWHLEFLTDLARGHPPQGIVQLRDTDEHTAEADAHRIAVGAGLVPSGTSREAYRRLSSVHAANLSALAGYDPRPTSAPTLLLIADAVPRRHDPVEAWAQRCPDLRVHRMPYDHFQIVHPDHAHLLIDAINDWWSAVAAKQKTHFVEGESDV, via the coding sequence ATGGTTGACCTGAGCCCAACTGCGGCCCCTACCTCCACGACGTTTCCGCTCACCGACCTCCAGTCCGCCTACCTGGTCGGCGCCAGCGACATGATCGAACTCGGCGGCATCCGACCGAGCATGTACCTCGAGTTCGACCTCGTCGCCGCTGACCCGGACCGGGCGATCGGCGCGTTGGCCACCCTGATCCGGCGGCATGAGCACCTGCGTACCGAGATCCTTCCCGACGGCACCCACCGCATCCTCACCGCCGAGGAAGTCGTGCCACCGCCGGTCGATGTGATGGACCTGACCAGGCACGCCCCCGACGAGCGGCGAGTTCTCCTGGCGGAGAGTAGGGTCCGGCTGACCGCCGACGGGGTCGAACCCACCGGCTGGCCGCTGTTTCGGATCAGCGCCTTCCTGATCCGCCGGCACCGGATGACGGTCCAGATCGCGATGAGTCTGCTCCTGCTCGACGCCCGTTCGACACGCCTCCTACAACGGGAATGGCAGGCCCTGTGCCGGGACCCGTCGACAGTCCTGCCGCCGGCCGGCACCTTCCGGGAGCTTCTCGGCATTGTGCTCGGCCGCAGGACCGGTCCCGACTACGACCGGCAGGTGCGTTACTGGCACGACCGGCTCGGCACCCTGCCCGGTCCGCCGCAGCTTCCACTGGCCCGTCCGACTGGTGACCTGACCGGGGTCCGGATGCGTCGCAGGGAAGTGCTGCTGTCTGCTGCCCACTGGCGAACACTGACTGCGGCGGCGCGGGCACACCGACTGCTGCCCGCGACGGCGATGCTGCATGTGTTCGCCGAGACGCTGAGCGCCTGGGCCGCCCTACCGCGCTTCAGCGTGGCGGTCCTGCACCAGAACTGGGCCAACGGACTTCTGGGCCTGGAGACCACCATCGGTCAGTTCGGTGCCACCTTGCCGCTCGTAGTGGAGTCCGACCACGAAGAGGACTTCTGGGCCCGGGCCGCCCGGCTGCAGCGCCAACTCTGGTCCGACATGGCCAACGCACAGGTGAGCGGAGTTCAGATCGCCCGGGACCTGGCCGCCCGCGAGGGCTGGAGCACCCGGGCCGCACTGCCCTACGTGTTCAACAGCATGCTGGCCACCAGCCGAACCACGCGTAGCATTGGGCGCCCAGCCTGCCGCAGCACTACCACCGAGGTCCACACCCCGCAGGTCCTGATCGACAATCAGCTAGTCGACAACCCTGACGGCGGCATCATTTGCGTCTGGGACAGCGTGGACGACGCGTACCCGGACGGACTCGTCGACCTGATGTTCGACGCCTATCGTCGGATGCTCGACGAGCTGACGGGGCCGGTCGCAAGCTCTGCCACGCCGAGCGCCATCCCACCTGATCACCGGGAGCGGATCAGCGTCGACAACGACACCCAGCCGGCCGTGCCGGTCCGGCTGGAGGCAGTCTTCCTGGCCCAGGCGGCTGTTCGCCCGCGTTCACCAGCGGTGATAACGCCGGACCTGGTCCTCGACTACGCCGAACTTGAACGCCGGTCCCGGTCAGTCGCCGCCTGGCTGCGGTGGGTCGGTGCCGGGCCGGGGACCGTCGTCCCGGTTGTCGCTGCCAAGGGCTGGGAACAGGTGGTAGCGGTCCTCGGCGTGCTGCGCGCGGGCGGAGCGTACTGCCCCGTGGACGCGTCACTGCCGGAGGACCGCCGTACCGCGCTCATCGACACCTGCGGGTCACCAGCCGTGCTCGCGACCACTCGGTCGCTACCGGACGGTCATCGGGAGCTCCCAGTACTGAGGCTGGACGGCGTGGTTCCAGATGAGGGTGGGTCCGTGCCCGTACCGGCGCCGGTCGGCAGCGTGACCGACCTGGCCTACGTCATACACACGTCCGGATCTACCGGTACACCCAAGGGAGTGATGATCGAGCACGGCGCCGCGTGGAACACGATCCGCGAGGTCGCTGGCCGGATCGGCCTCGGGCCGGAGGACCGGGTCTTCGGGGTCTCCTCGCTGAGCTTCGACCTGTCGGTCTGGGACGTCTTCGCCACGCTGTCCGCCGGTGCCGCGCTCGTGCTCCCTGCAGCTACCACCCATCCTGACCCGGCGGGCTGGGTCACCATGACATACGAGTCCGGGGTGACGGTGTGGAACTCCGTACCGGCGCTGGCCGAATTGTTCACCGAAGCGTGCGGCAGCAGCCGGGTCCCACCGGTGCGGGCGTTCCTGCTGAGCGGTGACTGGGTGCCGACCGAGTTGCCGGACCGACTGCGTGGGCGGTGGCCTGCTGCCCAGGTGATCGCGATGGGTGGTGCGACCGAAGCGTCGATCTGGTCGAACTGGTACGAGGCCGACGACGTCGATCCGACCTGGCGCTCCGTGCCCTACGGCAGACCCCTACGCGGACAGACGATGCGCGTCCTGAACCAACGGCGTGAGATCTGCCCACCATGGACAACCGGCGAGATCTGGATCGGCGGCGCTGGCGTGGCGCGCGGGTACTGGCGTGATCCAGTTCGTACCGCCGAGGTGTTTGTCGCGCATCCGCGAACCGGTGAGCGGCAGTACCGTACCGGAGATCTCGGCCGATACCGGCCCGACGGCACCATCGAGTTCCTGGGTCGACGCGACCGCCAGGTCAAGGTCGACGGCTTCCGGGTCGAGCCTGCGGAAGTCGAGGCGGCGCTGAGCCGGCACCCCGGGGTCCGCGGATGTGCGGTGGGTACGGTGGCGTCCGCCACCAGCGGCCAGCGACTGGTAGCGCTGGTGGTCCCTGCCGACCCCGAGCCCACGGCCGACGCGCTGATCCTTCATCTCCGCGCTTTGCTTCCGCACTACCTCGTGCCGAGCCGGGTCGCGATCGTCGAGCAGTTCGCGTTGAACACGAACGGCAAGGTCGACATCGCTGCTTCGCTCGCCTGTCTCGACCCACCGGACGGTGACTCGGCGGACGTCCGCGCTGAGACAAGCGGACCGTTGACCCCGGTCGTCGAGCAGGTAGCTGCGCTGTGTGCGCAGTTGCTTGAGACCGATGTCGTCGGTGCTGACGACAATTTGTTTTCGCTCGGCGCGAACTCCCTGCTCGTGCTGCGTCTCACCCAGCGGATCCGGCAACGGTTCGCCGTGGACATCCCGTTCGGGCAAGTCTTTCAAAGTCCCACCGCGCGGGCATTGGCCGAAGCGGTCAACGACGAGCGGTCCGCGACGCGGACGGACGGGCCGCTGCGGCTCTCCGACGGCACGGGGACAGCGCTTGTCCTGTTTCACCCGGTGGGTGGCTCCGTGGCCGCCTACACGGCGTTGGCGGCGGCATGGCCCGGGCCGGTATACGCGTTCCAGAGCCCTGCGTTGGCCGGATCCGGTCCCGATCGGCCGGTCGACTTCGAAGACTTGACCCGGACGTACGCCGCGCAACTACCGCAGGAAGAACCGGTGCTCCTCGGCGGCTGGTCCATGGGCGGAGTGCTGGCCCACGAGGTGGCACGAGTACTAGCGGCGGCCGGCGTCCGCTGCGGGGTCGTGATGATTGATTCCGACGCCGCCGAACGCAGGCTTCCAGCACACCCCGGGCAGTGGCATCTGGAGTTCCTGACCGATCTCGCTCGTGGTCACCCGCCTCAGGGCATCGTGCAGCTGCGCGACACCGATGAGCACACGGCTGAAGCAGATGCTCACCGGATCGCAGTCGGGGCCGGACTGGTGCCGTCCGGAACCAGTCGAGAGGCATACCGACGCCTGTCCTCGGTGCACGCGGCGAACCTCAGCGCGCTGGCTGGATACGACCCACGACCGACATCGGCCCCGACCCTGCTGCTCATCGCCGACGCCGTACCCCGGCGGCATGACCCGGTAGAGGCTTGGGCACAGCGCTGCCCGGATCTGCGGGTCCACCGGATGCCCTACGACCATTTCCAGATCGTCCACCCGGACCACGCCCACCTGCTGATCGACGCGATCAACGACTGGTGGTCCGCCGTGGCCGCAAAGCAGAAAACCCACTTCGTTGAAGGAGAGTCCGATGTCTGA